A stretch of the Tardiphaga sp. 709 genome encodes the following:
- a CDS encoding SDR family NAD(P)-dependent oxidoreductase, with product MTIRFDGRVAIVTGAGNGLGRAHALGLAKLGAKVVVNDFGGARDGTGGSLTAAESVVEEIRAAGGTAMPDGADVSNFEQVSAMVDKATKEWGSVDLMCANAGILRDKSFAKMELADFAKVLDVHLTGTFYCCKAVWEGMRARNYGRIVLTTSSSGLYGNFGQANYGAAKTGMVGLMNVLAEEGRKTDIRVNIVSPTAATRMTEELLPAQALQLMKPEAITPAVEYLLSENAPTKTIMGAGAGSFAVIKILESEGVNFAEADWSPDTIAAHFADISDMSKARALEGAFHQTQKYVEQAATRLGVKA from the coding sequence ATGACCATTCGATTTGACGGCCGCGTCGCCATCGTCACCGGCGCCGGCAATGGATTGGGCCGCGCCCATGCGCTGGGCCTTGCGAAGCTCGGCGCCAAGGTCGTCGTCAATGATTTCGGCGGCGCGCGCGATGGCACCGGCGGTTCGCTGACGGCGGCGGAGTCCGTCGTCGAGGAAATCCGCGCGGCCGGCGGCACGGCGATGCCCGATGGCGCTGATGTCTCCAACTTCGAGCAGGTCAGTGCGATGGTCGACAAGGCCACCAAGGAGTGGGGCAGTGTCGACCTGATGTGCGCCAATGCCGGTATCCTCCGCGACAAGTCGTTCGCCAAAATGGAGCTTGCCGATTTCGCCAAGGTGCTCGACGTGCATCTCACCGGCACGTTCTATTGCTGCAAGGCCGTGTGGGAAGGTATGCGCGCGCGCAACTATGGGCGCATCGTGCTCACCACCTCGTCGTCCGGCCTCTATGGCAATTTCGGTCAAGCCAATTACGGCGCGGCCAAAACAGGCATGGTCGGACTGATGAATGTGCTCGCCGAGGAAGGTCGGAAGACCGACATCCGCGTCAACATCGTATCGCCGACCGCCGCCACGCGGATGACCGAGGAACTGTTGCCGGCGCAGGCGCTGCAACTGATGAAGCCGGAAGCGATCACGCCGGCGGTCGAATATCTCCTGAGCGAGAATGCGCCGACGAAGACCATCATGGGCGCCGGCGCAGGCTCCTTTGCGGTCATCAAGATTCTGGAAAGCGAAGGTGTCAATTTCGCCGAAGCTGACTGGAGCCCGGACACGATTGCCGCGCATTTCGCGGACATTAGTGATATGTCGAAGGCTAGGGCGCTGGAAGGCGCTTTCCATCAGACCCAGAAGTATGTCGAGCAGGCCGCCACTCGCTTGGGCGTGAAGGCCTGA
- a CDS encoding TIGR03862 family flavoprotein, giving the protein MAADVLSRGGAAVTVYDAMPSAGRKFLMAGRGGLNLTHSEPLPQFLKRYGAAEARLAPSISAFTPTALRGWSEALGQPTFVGSSGRVFPQAFKASPLLRAWLRRLDESGVQFAFRHRWTGWDGEGRLIFQTPDGSQTVACKSAILALGGASWPRLGSDGAWVDVLAAKGVSIAPLRPANSGFTVAWSEIFKDRFEGQPLKGAALSFGVHTVRGEAMVTRTGIEGGGIYALSSLLREAVIADGKATLRVALRPDLDAGELTTKLAASRGKQSFSNFLRKAIHLSPVAIGLLQEVTVAEGLQLASLSPEKLASLINAVPVTLSGVAPIGRAISTAGGVSFDEIDDAFMLKRMPGTFVAGEMLDWEAPTGGYLLQASFATGAAAGEGALRFLAR; this is encoded by the coding sequence ATGGCGGCCGACGTCCTGAGCCGTGGCGGCGCTGCCGTTACGGTCTATGACGCGATGCCGTCGGCAGGCCGCAAGTTCCTGATGGCCGGACGCGGCGGGCTCAATCTCACTCATAGTGAGCCGCTGCCTCAATTTCTCAAGCGCTATGGTGCCGCGGAAGCGCGGCTCGCGCCATCGATCTCGGCTTTCACGCCGACCGCTTTACGGGGCTGGAGCGAGGCGCTCGGGCAGCCGACATTCGTCGGCTCCAGCGGCCGGGTGTTTCCGCAGGCCTTCAAGGCATCGCCATTGCTGCGCGCGTGGCTGCGGCGACTGGACGAGAGTGGCGTTCAATTCGCGTTTCGGCATCGGTGGACCGGATGGGACGGCGAGGGACGTTTGATATTCCAAACGCCGGACGGCTCGCAGACGGTCGCCTGCAAGAGCGCGATTCTTGCGCTGGGCGGTGCAAGCTGGCCGCGGCTTGGCTCGGACGGTGCGTGGGTCGATGTGCTCGCGGCGAAGGGCGTGAGTATCGCGCCGCTGCGTCCGGCGAATTCCGGCTTTACGGTTGCGTGGTCGGAGATCTTCAAGGACCGTTTCGAAGGTCAGCCGCTGAAGGGCGCCGCGCTGTCGTTCGGCGTGCACACGGTGCGCGGCGAGGCAATGGTGACGCGCACTGGCATTGAAGGTGGCGGCATCTATGCGCTGTCGTCTCTGTTGCGTGAGGCTGTCATCGCGGACGGCAAGGCTACGCTGCGCGTTGCTCTGCGACCTGATCTCGACGCGGGTGAACTGACGACGAAGCTGGCCGCTTCGCGCGGCAAGCAGTCGTTCTCCAATTTCCTGCGCAAGGCGATCCATCTGTCGCCGGTGGCGATTGGGCTGCTGCAGGAAGTCACTGTCGCCGAGGGGCTTCAACTGGCGTCGTTGTCGCCGGAGAAGCTGGCCTCCTTGATCAATGCCGTGCCGGTCACGCTCAGCGGCGTCGCGCCGATCGGACGCGCGATTTCGACGGCGGGTGGCGTCTCGTTCGATGAGATCGACGACGCCTTCATGCTGAAGCGCATGCCGGGCACTTTCGTCGCCGGCGAAATGCTCGACTGGGAAGCGCCGACCGGCGGCTATCTGCTGCAAGCCTCGTTTGCAACAGGCGCTGCGGCCGGTGAGGGCGCGCTGCGTTTTCTCGCGCGCTAG
- a CDS encoding D-TA family PLP-dependent enzyme → MTTSLATKIANEYGTPALVIDMDRVERNIARIQKVCDDAGIANRPHIKTHKSPVIAKMQIEAGAKGITCQKLGEAEIMADAGIDDILISYNLLGDEKMARLGALQAKANVTVAADNSVVIGDLPKAAAISGRNLNVVVECDTGRKRAGVETPAEAIALAKEIAASKGLTFAGFMLYPTETGWPDAQKFYDEALAGVRALGLEPSIVSTGGTPNLKNVGSLKGATEHRFGTYIYNDRMQVAAGSATWDDCALNVYSTVVSRAGPERGILDAGSKTLTPDTGGLDGYGLILEHPEAKIARFAEEHGFLDLGRSNTRPNVGDVVRIVPNHVCVVVNMFDEVVMVRGDEIIGTLPVAARGRLR, encoded by the coding sequence ATGACCACATCGCTTGCAACCAAGATCGCCAACGAATACGGCACGCCTGCCCTCGTCATCGACATGGACCGCGTCGAGCGCAACATCGCGCGTATCCAGAAGGTCTGCGATGATGCCGGCATCGCCAACCGGCCGCATATCAAGACGCATAAGAGCCCGGTGATCGCGAAGATGCAGATCGAGGCCGGCGCCAAAGGCATCACCTGCCAGAAGCTCGGCGAGGCCGAGATCATGGCCGATGCAGGGATCGACGACATCCTGATCAGCTACAACCTGCTCGGCGACGAGAAGATGGCGCGGCTCGGCGCCCTGCAGGCGAAGGCAAACGTCACCGTGGCCGCCGACAATTCCGTCGTCATCGGAGATCTGCCGAAAGCCGCCGCGATTTCGGGTCGCAACCTCAACGTCGTTGTCGAATGCGACACCGGCCGCAAGCGCGCCGGCGTCGAGACGCCGGCGGAGGCGATTGCACTGGCCAAGGAGATCGCCGCCTCGAAGGGCCTGACCTTCGCGGGCTTTATGCTATATCCGACCGAAACCGGCTGGCCCGACGCACAGAAATTCTATGACGAAGCACTGGCCGGCGTCCGCGCACTCGGCCTCGAGCCGAGCATCGTCTCCACCGGCGGCACGCCGAACCTGAAGAATGTCGGCTCGCTCAAGGGCGCCACCGAACATCGCTTCGGCACTTACATCTACAACGACCGCATGCAGGTGGCCGCCGGCTCCGCGACCTGGGACGATTGCGCGCTCAACGTCTATTCGACCGTGGTCAGCCGCGCCGGCCCGGAACGCGGCATTCTCGATGCCGGCTCCAAGACGCTGACGCCCGACACCGGCGGCCTCGATGGCTACGGCCTGATCCTCGAACATCCCGAAGCCAAGATCGCGCGCTTCGCCGAGGAGCATGGCTTCCTCGATCTCGGCCGCAGCAACACCCGCCCCAACGTCGGCGACGTCGTCCGCATCGTGCCGAACCATGTCTGCGTGGTCGTCAACATGTTCGATGAAGTGGTGATGGTGCGCGGTGACGAGATTATCGGCACGCTCCCGGTGGCCGCGCGTGGTCGGTTGCGCTAG
- a CDS encoding ABC-F family ATP-binding cassette domain-containing protein, which translates to MAPPLIQLKDIFLTFGGTPLLNGVELSVSQGERVCLIGRNGSGKSTLLKIVAGIVENDKGSRFVQPGATVQYLPQEPDFSGYATTLAYVEAGMGDGHNIYQAQYLLEQLGLTGHEDPNNLSGGEARRTALARVLAPEPDILLLDEPTNHLDLTTIEWLEGELASRRCALVLISHDRRFLSNLSRATAWLDRGQIRQIDRGFSAFEQWRDDVLAEEERDQHKLDRKIVNEEHWLRHGVSGRRKRNVKRLAGLHELRAQRQDYRGAAGNATLAAAEAEKSGKLIFEAKNICRTYGDRKIVDDFSIRVQRGDRIGVVGPNGAGKTTMINMLTGTEPPDSGTIRFGANIEMATLDQHRESLNPKTTLAEALTGGRGDHVMVNGQPKHVVSYMKDFLFSQEQMRTPLEVLSGGERGRLMLARALAKPSNVLVLDEPTNDLDLETLDVLEEMLGDYEGTVILISHDRDFLDRVVTSVIVPEGNGKWMEYAGGYTDMLAQRGADLKREAKTEAVAAKSNGSKSDSSKPAGKRKLNFKDKHALDTLPKTMDNLRSEIAKQQRHLDDPNLYKKDRKKFDTATAALSKAQKELQDSEEQWLELEMLREEIENA; encoded by the coding sequence ATGGCTCCTCCGCTTATCCAGCTGAAAGACATCTTCCTGACCTTCGGCGGCACGCCGCTGCTCAACGGCGTCGAACTCTCGGTGTCGCAGGGCGAGCGCGTCTGTCTGATCGGCCGCAACGGCTCCGGCAAGTCGACGCTCCTCAAAATCGTGGCGGGGATCGTCGAAAACGACAAAGGCAGCCGCTTCGTGCAGCCCGGCGCCACCGTGCAGTATCTGCCGCAGGAGCCGGACTTCTCCGGCTATGCGACGACGCTCGCTTATGTCGAAGCCGGCATGGGCGACGGCCACAACATCTATCAGGCGCAATATCTGCTCGAACAGCTCGGCCTCACCGGCCACGAGGATCCGAACAATCTCTCCGGCGGTGAAGCGCGCCGCACGGCGCTGGCCCGCGTGCTGGCGCCCGAGCCGGATATCCTGCTGCTCGACGAGCCGACCAACCATCTCGATCTGACGACGATCGAATGGCTCGAAGGCGAACTCGCCAGCCGCCGCTGCGCGCTGGTGTTGATCAGCCATGACCGCCGCTTTCTCAGCAACCTCTCACGTGCCACCGCCTGGCTCGATCGCGGCCAGATCCGCCAGATTGATCGCGGCTTCTCGGCCTTCGAACAGTGGCGCGACGACGTGCTGGCGGAAGAAGAGCGCGACCAGCACAAGCTCGACCGCAAGATCGTCAATGAAGAACATTGGCTGCGCCACGGCGTCTCCGGCCGCCGCAAGCGCAACGTCAAGCGCCTCGCCGGCCTGCATGAACTGCGCGCACAGCGCCAGGACTATCGCGGCGCCGCGGGCAACGCGACGCTCGCTGCGGCCGAAGCCGAGAAGTCCGGCAAGCTGATCTTCGAAGCGAAGAACATCTGCCGCACTTACGGTGACCGCAAGATCGTCGACGACTTCTCGATCCGTGTGCAGCGTGGCGATCGCATTGGTGTGGTCGGTCCGAACGGTGCGGGCAAGACCACGATGATCAACATGCTGACCGGCACCGAGCCGCCGGATTCCGGCACCATCCGGTTCGGCGCCAATATCGAAATGGCGACGCTGGACCAGCATCGCGAAAGCCTCAACCCGAAGACCACGCTGGCGGAGGCCCTCACCGGCGGCCGCGGCGACCATGTGATGGTCAACGGCCAGCCCAAGCATGTGGTCAGCTACATGAAGGACTTCCTGTTCTCGCAGGAGCAGATGCGCACGCCGCTCGAAGTGTTGTCCGGCGGTGAGCGCGGCCGATTGATGCTGGCGCGGGCGCTGGCGAAACCATCCAATGTGCTGGTGCTGGACGAACCGACCAACGACCTCGATCTCGAAACCCTCGACGTGCTCGAGGAAATGCTCGGCGACTACGAGGGCACCGTGATCCTGATCAGCCATGACCGTGACTTTCTCGATCGCGTCGTGACGTCAGTGATCGTGCCGGAAGGCAACGGCAAGTGGATGGAATATGCCGGCGGCTATACCGACATGCTGGCGCAGCGCGGCGCCGACCTGAAGCGCGAGGCGAAGACCGAAGCCGTGGCTGCCAAAAGCAACGGCAGCAAGTCGGACTCGTCCAAGCCCGCCGGCAAGCGCAAGCTGAACTTCAAGGACAAGCACGCGCTGGACACCCTGCCGAAGACGATGGACAACCTGCGCTCCGAAATCGCCAAGCAGCAGCGCCATCTCGACGATCCCAATCTCTACAAGAAGGATCGCAAGAAGTTCGATACGGCCACCGCTGCGCTGTCAAAGGCACAGAAGGAATTGCAGGATTCGGAAGAGCAATGGCTGGAGCTGGAAATGCTCCGCGAAGAGATCGAGAACGCGTAG
- a CDS encoding YaiI/YqxD family protein: MTTRIYIDADACPVKDEIYRVAARFSLPVSVVAGNFIRVPDDPLIERIAAGSGMDAADDWIAERARKGDIVITADIPLASRCVKAGAAVIAPNGKPFTEQSIGMTLAVRNLMTDLRSSGEITGGPKSFAPRDRSAFLSALDQTIRRIQRDPAFAPAPKQS, from the coding sequence TTGACCACACGCATCTATATCGACGCCGACGCCTGCCCGGTCAAAGACGAGATTTACCGCGTCGCCGCCCGCTTCAGCCTGCCCGTCAGCGTGGTCGCCGGAAACTTCATCCGGGTGCCTGACGATCCCCTGATCGAGCGGATTGCCGCAGGTTCGGGCATGGATGCGGCCGATGACTGGATTGCGGAACGCGCCCGGAAGGGCGATATCGTGATTACGGCGGACATTCCGCTGGCCAGCCGCTGCGTCAAGGCGGGCGCCGCGGTAATTGCCCCTAACGGCAAGCCGTTCACAGAACAATCCATCGGGATGACGCTCGCGGTACGCAACCTGATGACCGATTTGCGGTCTTCGGGCGAAATCACCGGTGGTCCCAAATCATTCGCGCCGCGCGATCGCTCGGCGTTCCTGTCGGCCTTGGATCAAACCATCCGCCGCATCCAGCGCGACCCGGCCTTTGCGCCCGCGCCGAAACAAAGTTGA
- a CDS encoding arylamine N-acetyltransferase, with protein sequence MTDVFRLDRYLARIGFDGSVAPDLATLTAIHVAHINALPFEGLNPFLRLPVKLDMASLQQKLIDGRRGGYCYELNAVLRAALVAIGFKVTGLGARVRWNAPPDSPLGPRTHMLLKVDLPDGPYLADTGFGACMLDAPLRLLTGTEQQTAMGTYRLIEADGLLSLSVKRADGWRTMYVFDRTPQLPSDYELGNWYTSTSPFVPFTSTLVMERVSSGRRYKLVNRHLITEGPDGEPMSERVLGSAAELQQVLDETFGVTPPASADEIFAVINANAERR encoded by the coding sequence ATGACGGATGTTTTTCGGCTGGATCGCTATCTCGCGCGCATCGGCTTTGACGGATCGGTTGCGCCGGATCTGGCGACACTGACGGCCATTCATGTCGCTCACATCAATGCGCTGCCTTTCGAGGGTCTCAATCCTTTTCTCCGTCTGCCGGTCAAACTGGACATGGCGTCGCTGCAACAGAAACTCATCGATGGCCGACGTGGTGGTTATTGCTATGAGCTGAATGCGGTGCTGAGGGCTGCACTCGTCGCGATCGGCTTCAAGGTCACGGGACTCGGCGCCCGGGTGCGCTGGAATGCGCCGCCGGACAGTCCGCTTGGCCCCAGGACGCACATGCTCTTGAAAGTCGATCTTCCGGACGGACCTTATCTCGCCGATACCGGCTTTGGCGCCTGCATGCTCGATGCACCTCTACGGCTCCTCACGGGGACCGAGCAGCAAACGGCGATGGGGACCTATCGGCTGATCGAAGCTGATGGCCTGTTGTCGCTGAGTGTGAAGCGGGCGGACGGCTGGCGGACGATGTACGTGTTTGACCGCACGCCGCAACTGCCGTCGGATTACGAGCTCGGCAACTGGTACACATCGACCAGTCCCTTCGTGCCCTTCACCTCGACGCTGGTGATGGAGCGCGTCAGCAGCGGCCGGCGTTATAAACTGGTCAATCGCCACCTGATCACGGAGGGACCTGACGGCGAACCGATGTCTGAACGCGTGCTCGGCAGCGCTGCGGAGTTGCAGCAGGTTCTTGACGAGACCTTCGGCGTCACGCCGCCGGCATCCGCCGACGAGATATTCGCGGTCATCAACGCAAACGCGGAGCGCCGTTGA
- a CDS encoding DUF2171 domain-containing protein yields the protein MSALSKIKEHMEVIGADGVHVGTVDKVEGNRIKLTKKDSGEGSHKGHHHFIDGGLVAEVEGDKVRLSANGDVAFAMEEEK from the coding sequence ATGAGTGCGCTCAGCAAGATCAAAGAACATATGGAAGTCATCGGCGCGGACGGCGTGCACGTCGGCACGGTCGACAAGGTCGAGGGCAACCGCATCAAGCTGACCAAGAAGGACAGCGGCGAGGGCAGCCACAAGGGTCACCATCACTTCATCGATGGCGGTCTGGTCGCCGAGGTTGAGGGCGACAAGGTGCGGCTCTCGGCCAATGGCGACGTCGCCTTTGCGATGGAAGAAGAGAAGTAG
- a CDS encoding tripartite tricarboxylate transporter substrate binding protein: MTNLVTRRRVLTGAAAITSAAILPRASLGAGEWKPTETVRVIVPAAAGGSTDVMGRMLAAHLQPAWGQSVVVENRSGGGGTIGTAEVARLKGDGHTILVGNPGPNAIAYSIFKNLTYKSDQLQAVSNMIKIPNIVCAHPSVPIKTIPELIAYIKANPDKLNYGSSGVGQSPHLTGAWWLQLTGLKMQHVPFRGAGPALQAALAGDIQILFDNLYPSLPQVLDGKLTGLAVTTQQRNAQCPNVPAMRETAPELEKFDVASWFGVFYPKSTPTEAVTSLNEQIKVLLGTDATKKTIAAMGAVSDYGTPQQFQTFVEAETAKFKTIIDKEGLQMEVK, translated from the coding sequence ATGACCAATCTGGTTACCCGTCGCCGGGTACTCACCGGCGCCGCCGCGATCACCAGCGCCGCGATCCTGCCGCGCGCGAGTCTCGGCGCCGGCGAATGGAAGCCCACTGAAACCGTCCGCGTCATCGTGCCCGCCGCAGCCGGCGGCTCCACCGACGTGATGGGCCGTATGCTCGCTGCGCATCTGCAGCCGGCCTGGGGCCAGTCCGTGGTGGTGGAAAACCGCTCGGGCGGCGGCGGCACCATCGGCACCGCCGAAGTCGCGCGCCTCAAGGGCGATGGCCACACCATCCTGGTCGGCAATCCCGGCCCCAACGCCATCGCCTACAGCATCTTCAAGAACCTGACCTACAAGAGCGATCAGTTGCAGGCGGTCAGCAACATGATCAAGATTCCGAACATCGTCTGCGCGCATCCGAGCGTGCCGATCAAGACGATCCCGGAGCTGATCGCCTATATCAAGGCCAATCCGGACAAGCTGAACTATGGCTCGTCGGGCGTCGGCCAGAGCCCGCATCTCACCGGCGCATGGTGGCTGCAGCTCACCGGATTGAAGATGCAGCACGTGCCGTTCCGCGGCGCGGGTCCTGCGCTGCAGGCGGCCCTCGCTGGCGACATCCAGATCCTGTTCGACAATCTCTATCCGTCGCTGCCGCAGGTGCTCGACGGCAAGCTCACCGGCCTTGCCGTCACCACGCAGCAGCGCAATGCCCAGTGCCCGAACGTTCCGGCGATGCGCGAGACCGCGCCCGAGCTGGAGAAGTTCGACGTCGCGTCATGGTTTGGCGTATTCTATCCGAAGAGCACACCGACCGAAGCCGTGACCTCGCTCAATGAGCAGATCAAGGTTCTGCTCGGCACGGATGCGACCAAGAAGACCATCGCGGCCATGGGCGCCGTGTCGGACTACGGCACGCCCCAACAATTCCAGACCTTCGTCGAGGCTGAGACGGCCAAGTTCAAGACCATCATCGACAAGGAAGGCCTGCAGATGGAGGTGAAGTGA
- a CDS encoding outer membrane protein assembly factor BamE translates to MTISTSISAKARLTRGWRGMRAALAVAALCVTLGACAEQFQKGYILPPGALEQIPIGASQDQVLIVMGTPSTVATLSGEVFYYISQRAERAVAFMPQKVTDQRVIAIYFDKNRKVIRLANYGLQDGKIFDFISRTTPTSGQEMSYLTPLFKLISFR, encoded by the coding sequence ATGACAATTTCGACCTCCATCAGCGCGAAGGCGCGGCTGACACGTGGCTGGCGCGGCATGCGCGCCGCACTCGCGGTCGCGGCCCTGTGCGTTACGCTGGGCGCCTGTGCCGAGCAATTCCAGAAGGGCTACATCCTGCCCCCCGGCGCGCTGGAGCAGATCCCGATCGGCGCCAGCCAGGATCAGGTCCTGATCGTGATGGGCACGCCATCCACTGTCGCCACGCTATCAGGCGAAGTGTTCTATTACATCTCGCAGCGCGCCGAACGCGCCGTCGCGTTCATGCCGCAGAAGGTCACCGACCAGCGCGTCATCGCGATCTATTTCGACAAGAACCGCAAGGTGATCCGGCTCGCCAATTACGGCCTGCAGGACGGCAAGATCTTCGACTTCATCAGCCGCACCACGCCGACCTCCGGTCAGGAAATGAGCTACCTCACGCCGCTGTTCAAGCTGATCAGTTTCCGCTAG
- a CDS encoding ubiquinol-cytochrome C chaperone family protein, which translates to MVWPFSHFRKPPAPLRGTIEAIYGMIVAQAREPLFYRDLGAPDTVNGRFDMLLLHLWLVLRRLNPKDELSQGLFDRFCSDMDDNLRELGTSDMKVPKKMREFGDAFYGRTGAYDAALGAGREPLAAALSKNIYSGMDIENARRLAVYVEAANARLGTLDATTLTSGAWHFPSPAETLVTT; encoded by the coding sequence ATGGTCTGGCCGTTCAGTCACTTCAGAAAGCCCCCGGCGCCGTTGCGCGGCACCATTGAAGCCATCTATGGCATGATCGTGGCGCAGGCGCGAGAACCCTTGTTTTATCGGGACTTGGGAGCACCGGATACGGTAAACGGGCGTTTCGATATGTTGCTGCTGCACCTGTGGCTGGTGCTGCGCCGGCTGAACCCGAAGGATGAGTTGTCGCAGGGACTTTTCGACAGGTTCTGCAGCGATATGGACGATAACCTGCGCGAACTCGGCACCAGCGATATGAAGGTGCCGAAGAAAATGCGGGAATTCGGCGATGCGTTTTACGGCCGGACAGGCGCCTATGACGCAGCGCTTGGCGCGGGCAGGGAGCCTCTGGCGGCGGCGCTGTCGAAGAATATCTATAGTGGCATGGACATCGAGAACGCCCGGCGTCTCGCTGTTTATGTCGAAGCGGCGAATGCCCGTCTGGGCACGCTGGATGCAACGACACTGACATCAGGCGCGTGGCATTTCCCGTCGCCTGCGGAGACCTTGGTAACGACATGA
- a CDS encoding DUF177 domain-containing protein yields MNKPDRTVDLTPPWSVPIAVIQIPETGLARDIEATPEERKRIAELGGLVSVGAVKGELLLNPVKGGTVHVTGRIWGKVEQTCVVTLDPLAADFEEEIDVIFAPPSQIRELAESVDEDVESDEETPDPPEPIENGLIDLGKLATDALFLGLDPYPRKPDAVFEPLVEVPDPEEHPFAALKALKTASETPQSKKPGKG; encoded by the coding sequence ATGAACAAACCCGACCGCACCGTGGATCTCACGCCGCCCTGGAGCGTGCCCATCGCCGTGATCCAGATCCCGGAAACGGGGCTGGCGCGCGACATCGAGGCCACGCCCGAGGAGCGCAAGCGGATCGCCGAACTCGGTGGCCTCGTCAGCGTGGGCGCCGTGAAAGGCGAACTCCTGCTGAACCCCGTCAAGGGCGGTACGGTGCATGTCACCGGTCGCATCTGGGGCAAGGTCGAGCAGACCTGCGTGGTGACGCTGGACCCGCTGGCTGCCGATTTCGAGGAAGAGATCGACGTGATTTTCGCGCCGCCATCGCAGATTCGCGAACTCGCCGAATCGGTGGACGAGGACGTGGAGAGCGACGAGGAGACCCCGGATCCGCCGGAGCCGATCGAAAACGGTTTGATCGACCTCGGCAAACTGGCGACCGACGCGCTGTTTCTGGGGCTGGACCCGTATCCCCGTAAGCCAGATGCCGTATTCGAGCCGCTGGTGGAGGTTCCGGACCCGGAAGAGCATCCGTTTGCGGCCCTGAAAGCGCTGAAAACCGCCTCTGAGACGCCCCAATCCAAAAAGCCCGGGAAGGGCTGA
- the plsX gene encoding phosphate acyltransferase PlsX: MPKKVRIALDAMGGDIGASVVIPGAAISLTRHPDSEFLLFGDSALIEKELANHPALKAVSKVIHTDVAVSMHDKPSQALRRGRKVSSMWLAIEAVKKGDADVAISAGNTGALMAMARFCLRMLDGIERPGLAAIWPTTRGDSVVLDLGATIGGDANHLKTLAVMGSAMASALFDLARPTVGLLNIGVEEIKGGDEIRDAAELLRTANLPQLEFVGFVEGDGIGRGDADVIVTEGFSGNIALKAAEGTARQFAEYLRNAMARTWRSRIGYLFAKNAFKAVRDKVDPNKSNGAVFLGLRGIVVKSHGGTNADGFAYAVDVGYDMVRYDLLTKINQMLNRDGQALPASPAAQEAVS, from the coding sequence ATGCCGAAAAAGGTTCGCATCGCGCTAGACGCCATGGGTGGCGACATCGGCGCATCGGTGGTCATTCCCGGCGCCGCGATTTCGTTGACCCGGCATCCCGACAGTGAGTTCCTGCTGTTCGGTGACAGCGCGCTGATCGAGAAAGAACTCGCCAATCATCCGGCACTGAAGGCCGTATCGAAGGTGATCCATACCGACGTTGCCGTCAGCATGCATGACAAGCCGAGCCAGGCGCTGCGCCGTGGCCGCAAGGTCTCGTCGATGTGGCTGGCGATCGAGGCGGTAAAGAAGGGCGACGCCGATGTCGCGATCTCCGCCGGCAATACCGGCGCGCTGATGGCGATGGCGCGCTTTTGCTTGCGCATGCTCGACGGTATCGAACGTCCGGGCCTCGCCGCGATCTGGCCGACCACGCGCGGCGATTCCGTCGTGCTCGATCTCGGCGCCACCATCGGCGGCGACGCCAACCATCTGAAGACTCTCGCCGTCATGGGCAGCGCCATGGCCAGCGCGCTGTTCGATCTGGCGCGGCCGACGGTCGGCCTGCTCAATATCGGCGTCGAGGAAATTAAGGGCGGCGACGAAATCCGCGATGCCGCCGAACTGCTGCGCACCGCCAATCTGCCGCAGCTCGAATTCGTCGGGTTCGTGGAGGGCGACGGCATCGGCCGCGGCGATGCCGACGTGATCGTCACCGAAGGTTTCAGCGGCAATATCGCGCTCAAGGCGGCTGAGGGCACCGCGCGCCAGTTCGCCGAATACCTGCGCAATGCCATGGCCCGCACCTGGCGCTCGCGCATCGGCTACCTGTTCGCCAAGAATGCCTTCAAGGCGGTGCGCGACAAGGTCGATCCGAACAAGTCCAATGGCGCGGTGTTTCTCGGCCTGCGCGGCATCGTGGTGAAGAGCCACGGTGGTACCAATGCCGACGGTTTCGCCTATGCGGTGGATGTCGGTTACGACATGGTCCGCTACGACCTTCTCACCAAGATCAATCAAATGCTCAACCGCGACGGCCAAGCGCTCCCTGCGAGCCCGGCTGCGCAGGAGGCTGTCTCGTGA